A DNA window from Ctenopharyngodon idella isolate HZGC_01 chromosome 10, HZGC01, whole genome shotgun sequence contains the following coding sequences:
- the cilp2 gene encoding cartilage intermediate layer protein 1 — protein MWDFTVVTLVLSTVLVVSLAQGPIWDSSHLQRLNKTDRNKKLAYNSLMEPQTTGVTEWTSWFNIDHPGGNGDYERLEAIRFYYRERVCSRPVAMEARTTDWVAAADTGEVVHSSLEKGFWCINKEQPLGRSCSNYHVRFQCPPVHSYWTDWSEWTPCSATACNDVGIQVRQRKCMSTQPLPLLLSPVCVGPHIERRECSTPPCQALWSQWGSWSACSVTCGKGRRTRRRTCHRSSTKIQCTGRPAEVQKCGNPCPVACKRVCPGGRPNKDCSYCICDGQTLHGEVFTVTGVPVADATVALASQAKVIRAHTDSKGQFKIEGLCTNPQSQVIIRKDKFAPITLPVSINSTDELWVRAVLRSSEKPYIEKHPEDKVRYEGQRATLCCRATGTPKPDKYYWYHNGTLLNRTKYKYDEDLILRDLKPEQSGQYHCKATSLTGSIKSTAAVLTVFAKGSPACNSTPDSYLIKLPFDCRQPGTDSKFYNAGRCPHNKCPGSLDFDMRCRDGSGFCCGVKQMDTREINCGRYTLPIKVVSECGCQTCVEPKVLVRGRVVATDNDEPLRFGHIYIGKERIGTTGYQGGFTIQVSPDTQRLVVNFVDPSQKFIDTIKVFIFDKRGGSVYHDVKVMRKQEPIDINAAESNTIYLGEIKGENPIGQLVIPPNSFHKNTGEVYEGTVKASVTFLDPRNITMAAAAPGDLNFVDDEGDMLPLRTYGMFSVDFRDGENQEVLGAGAVQVLLDSEHVKMQEHIPAMKLWSLNPDTGIWEEESNFQPTQSTIAGSGRNKREERTFLIGNMEIRERRLFNLDVPENRRCYVKVRAYMSDKFLPNEQLEGVVINLINLEPKPGYSSNPRAWGRFDSVITGPNGACLPAFCDAQRPDAYTAYVTAIMGGEELEAAPSMPKMNPNIIGVSQPYLGKLDYQRSDHEDPALKKTAFRINLAKPNPNNFDETNGPIYPYQSLIGCENAPVDANHFRFFRVEKDKYEYNVVPFQESDLTSWTGDYLSWWPNPQEFRACFIKVKIHGATEIMVRSRNLGGTHPQTRGQLYGIRDIRSTRDLNHPNTSAACLEFKCSGMLFDQGIVDRSLISVIPQGNCRRIGINGLLQEYLIKHPPVLQNNESHVFNMLAPVDPLGHNYGIYTVTDQNPRVAKEIAIGRCFDGTSDGFSREMKSDSGVALTFSCPKRTVNRESLFQRLQTNPGLTLTQMAREMRESQGLQVRRGSTQMVAYPFGQQGRSQNRRATNTNRRRPATRTQPRQ, from the exons GACCCATCTGGGACAGCTCACATCTTCAGAGGTTAAACAAAACGGACAGGAACAAAAAGCTGGCTTACAACAGCCTTATGGAACCACAGACCACAG GCGTGACCGAGTGGACATCCTGGTTCAATATCGACCATCCGGGAGGAAACGGCGACTACGAGAGGTTAGAAGCCATTCGCTTCTACTATCGGGAAAGGGTCTGCTCACGACCTGTAGCCATGGAGGCCCGTACCACGGACTGGGTTGCAGCTGCGGATACAGGGGAGGTGGTCCATTCCAGTCTGGAGAAGGGCTTCTGGTGCATCAATAAGGAGCAGCCGCTTGGTCGCAGCTGCTCCAACTACCATGTGCGATTCCAGTGTCCACCAG TCCACTCATACTGGACCGACTGGAGCGAATGGACGCCTTGCTCTGCCACTGCCTGTAACGATGTTGGCATCCAAGTCCGTCAGAGGAAGTGCATGAGCACGCAACCTCTTCCGTTGCTGCTTTCGCCCGTCTGCGTGGGACCTCACATCGAACGGAGAGAGTGTTCAACCCCACCATGTCAAG CCTTGTGGAGCCAGTGGGGTTCATGGAGTGCTTGTTCAGTGACCTGTGGGAAGGGACGCAGGACAAGACGTAGGACATGTCACAGATCTTCAACTAAGATTCAGTGTACAGGACGACCCGCAGAGGTCCAAAAGTGTGGAAATCCATGCCCAG tggCATGCAAACGTGTCTGTCCTGGGGGACGTCCCAATAAGGACTGCAGCTACTGTATCTGTGATGGACAGACACTACACGGGGAGGTCTTCACCGTTACAGGTGTCCCAGTGGCTGACGCCACAGTGGCTCTGGCCAGCCAAGCCAAGGTCATCCGTGCCCACACTGATTCCAAGGGTCAATTCAAGATTGAAGGACTGTGCACCAACCCTCAGAGCCAAGTAATCATAAGGAAGGATAAATTTGCTCCCATCACTCTCCCTGTTTCCATCAACAGCACTGATGAACTCTGGGTACGGGCCGTCTTACGATCCTCAg AAAAGCCATATATTGAGAAACATCCCGAAGACAAAGTACGTTACGAGGGACAACGTGCAACCCTTTGCTGTAGAGCCACAGGAACACCAAAACCTGACAAATATTACTG GTACCACAACGGAACTTTATTGAATCGCACAAAATACAAGTACGATGAAGATTTGATATTGCGGGACCTAAAACCAGAGCAGTCAGGGCAATATCACTGCAAAGCAACTAGTCTGACAGGCAGCATCAAGTCTACTGCAGCCGTCCTCACTGTTTTCG CTAAAGGATCACCAGCATGCAACTCAACACCCGATTCTTACTTGATCAAATTGCCATTTGACTGCAGGCAGCCAGGAACAGACTCCAAGTTTTACAATGCAGGTCGCTGTCCACACAACAAATGCCCTGGATCACTGGACTTTGACATGCGCTGCAGGGATGGATCCGGCTTCTGCTGTGGGGTCAAACAAATGGACACTAGAGAGATCAACTGTGGCCGTTACACCCTGCCTATCAAGGTTGTGAGTGAATGTGGCTGCCAGACCTGCGTGGAGCCCAAAGTCCTTGTACGGGGCAGAGTGGTGGCAACAGACAATGATGAACCCCTTCGCTTTGGACACATTTACATAGGGAAGGAACGGATAGGTACCACGGGATATCAGGGTGGGTTCACAATCCAGGTGTCTCCAGATACACAGCGTCTTGTGGTAAACTTTGTCGACCCTTCTCAGAAGTTCATCGACACAATcaaggtttttatttttgacaaaagaGGAGGTTCGGTCTATCATGATGTAAAAGTGATGAGGAAGCAAGAACCTATTGATATCAATGCTGCCGAAAGCAATACCATTTACCTAGGTGAAATTAAAGGCGAGAACCCTATCGGTCAACTGGTGATACCTCCAAATTCTTTCCATAAAAACACAGGAGAAGTGTATGAAGGGACCGTTAAGGCCAGTGTCACGTTCCTTGACCCACGCAACATTACCATGGCTGCTGCTGCCCCTGGTGATCTCAACTTTGTAGACGATGAAGGAGACATGCTCCCTCTCAGGACATACGGAATGTTTTCAGTAGATTTCCGAGATGGGGAAAACCAGGAGGTTCTAGGAGCCGGCGCAGTCCAAGTTCTCCTTGATTCAGAGCATGTTAAGATGCAGGAGCACATTCCTGCTATGAAACTCTGGTCCCTCAATCCCGACACAGGCATTTGGGAAGAGGAAAGTAACTTTCAACCCACACAAAGTACCATTGCTGGCAGTGGGAGGAACAAACGAGAGGAGCGCACCTTCCTGATAGGAAATATGGAAATCAGGGAGCGTAGGTTGTTCAATCTCGATGTACCTGAAAATCGCCGCTGCTATGTCAAGGTGAGGGCGTACATGAGCGACAAATTCCTGCCCAATGAGCAACTAGAAGGAGTGGTAATAAACTTGATAAACCTGGAGCCCAAGCCTGGTTACTCGTCAAATCCAAGGGCATGGGGTCGCTTTGATAGTGTGATAACAGGACCAAATGGTGCTTGTCTTCCAGCTTTCTGCGATGCTCAGAGGCCTGACGCATACACGGCTTACGTCACGGCTATAATGGGAGGTGAGGAATTGGAAGCAGCCCCCTCAATGCCAAAAATGAACCCAAACATTATTGGCGTGTCTCAACCTTACTTAGGGAAGTTAGATTACCAGCGCTCAGATCACGAGGATCCAGCACTTAAGAAAACAGCTTTCAGAATCAACCTtgccaaaccaaaccctaacaaTTTTGATGAAACGAATGGTCCAATCTATCCTTACCAGAGTTTAATTGGATGTGAAAATGCACCTGTTGACGCCAACCACTTTCGTTTCTTCCGTGTCGAAAAAGACAAATACGAGTACAATGTGGTACCCTTTCAGGAGAGTGACCTCACATCTTGGACTGGAGACTACCTTTCCTGGTGGCCAAATCCACAGGAGTTCAGGGCTTGCTTCATCAAAGTTAAGATTCATGGAGCTACAGAAATCATGGTAAGGTCAAGAAACCTTGGTGGCACTCATCCTCAAACAAGGGGTCAGTTGTATGGCATTAGAGACATTCGTAGTACCCGTGACTTAAACCATCCCAACACCTCTGCTGCTTGTCTTGAGTTCAAGTGCAGTGGGATGCTCTTTGATCAAGGTATTGTAGACAGGTCACTCATTTCTGTGATTCCACAAGGCAACTGCCGTCGGATAGGCATCAACGGTCTCCTGCAAGAGTATCTAATAAAGCATCCTCCTGTTCTTCAGAACAATGAGTCTCATGTATTCAATATGTTAGCTCCTGTTGATCCCCTTGGACACAATTACGGAATATATACCGTCACTGACCAAAACCCACGTGTTGCCAAAGAGATCGCCATTGGCCGTTGCTTTGATGGAACTTCAGATGGTTTTTCCAGGGAGATGAAGTCAGATTCTGGAGTGGCACTAACGTTCAGCTGCCCTAAAAGAACTGTGAATCGTGAGAGTTTATTCCAGCGCTTGCAAACAAATCCTGGCCTAACACTAACACAGATGGCACGGGAGATGAGGGAGTCCCAGGGATTGCAAGTCAGAAGAGGGTCAACCCAAATGGTGGCCTACCCCTTTGGCCAACAGGGCAGGAGCCAGAACCGCAGAGCCACTAACACTAACAGAAGGAGACCTGCTACAAGGACACAACCAAGACAGTAG